A region from the Ptychodera flava strain L36383 chromosome 12, AS_Pfla_20210202, whole genome shotgun sequence genome encodes:
- the LOC139144702 gene encoding uncharacterized protein, with product MARTFPTRRKGIKMSDLCKEFTEDEVAAWLKTHGLAVLVSRFKDNYIDGKVLMSITYKECVEMIPEIGLRRKLLELLPQVPEQNKGNTQEVTSQEVEANPSTSQSLQADVLQSSTMTFVPPGWKRGGKIPSPVPLPKLSAPLEMDIALGKLGRNQQTDCDFIAEAGRFYTSLCSELGNDYGRIAVALVDKYPALRDRTGDKHVSTFQEHDIFYSGRQFVLETNFDKPLSISLTIFQYP from the exons ATGGCGCGAACGTTTCCCACACGCAGGAAAGGCATAAAGATGAGCGATCTTTGTAAAGAATTTACGGAAGATGAGGTGGCAGCATGGCTTAAGACTCATGGTTTAGCAGTTCTTGTGAGTAGATTCAAAG ATAATTACATAGATGGCAAAGTCTTGATGTCCATTACTTATAAAGAATGTGTAGAAATGATACCAGAGATTGGGTTACGTAGGAAGCTCCTGGAATTACTGCCTCAG GTTCCTGAACAAAATAAAGGGAACACACAGGAAGTAACTTCCCAAGAAGTAGAGGCTAACCCCTCAACTTCTCAGAGTCTGCAGGCTGATGTGCTGCAGTCTTCAACCATGACCTTTGTGCCACCTGGATGGAAGAGAGGCGGTAAGATACCAAGCCCTGTTCCTCTTCCAAAACTGTCTGCTCCATTGGAAATGGATATTGCATTGGGGAAACTCGGAAGAAATCAGCAAACTGATTGTGATTTCATAGCTGAGGCTGGAAGATTCTACACTTCTCTTTGTTCTGAACTTGGAAATGACTACGGTAGAATTGCTGTTGCTCTCGTTGACAAGTACCCTGCCCTAAGAGACAGGACAGGTGACAAACATGTGAGTACTTTCCAAGAACATGATATATTTTACAGCGGACGCCAATTTGTACTGGAGACCAACTTCGATAAGCCCCTATCGATTTCCCTCACAATCTTCCAATATCCTTAG